The segment GGGCGGACGGCGCCCCGGAGCGCGGCGGAGGACTTCCAGGCGGCCCAGCCATCGGGGGCAAGGCACGTCACGCAGATGTCGACGCGGACCGGCCCGTGGACGAGCGGGCGCCCGGACATAGCCCGCTGCGCCTCGCTCTTGACCTCGGACTCATACCGGCGGGTCTTCTCCGGGGTGCGGGTAGTCACCCCGCCCCCCGGCAGACGCGCGAACTTTGGCCGCCCCTTCCCCACAACGGGACCATCTAGGCGCAGCGTGACGAAGGGTTCGGCCACCATGATCAGGCGGCCTCGCTGTCGGCGCCGGTGGCGCTGTCATCGTTGGCCGGCTTCGGCGTGGCGCCCGGACGCTCCCAGGCCCGCACCTTGCCGTCCTTCTGGTCGGCCCACCCGCGCTGGATGTGTTTCTTGGCGCCTTCCGTGTGGCCCTCGCAGACCTCGGTGATCGACTTGCCGGCCTCGCCGCCGTCGTAGCCCAGGTGGTAGAACTGCACCGTCTCCACGGCGCTCAGCCGCCCGCGGCGGGTCTTCTCCTCGGCCGCCGGGGCTGCGCTGTTCTGGATGGCCTCGGTGGTGTAGGCGCCCTTCGGCAGCGGAGCCACCTCATGGGTGGACATGCCGATCACGGCGTCGCGGATCTCGAAGGGCGTCAGGTTGCGCCCCAGCGCCGCTGCACGGTTGTTCAGCGCATCGGCTAGCATCTGCACGTGCTCCGCCGCGGCGATGGCCTCGAAGACCTCCGCGTCGCCATGCAGGAGGACCCACAGCGACACCTCCGCGCCGGTGCCGTCCTTCGCCGTTCCGACCTCGACCGCGCTGAAGAACGGGCCAACCTGCTCGGCCGGCTGCTCGGGCTCGACCTGCAGGTCGATTTCCACGCCACCAGCGGCGGGCGCGCTGTCGTCCAGGATGGCCGGCTCGTCATCCTTCGCGCCGGTGCCGTCCTCGTCGTCGTCCTCGCCACCGTCCACCGGCTCCATCGGGAGCGCCTTCTGGTCCGGGTCGATGGTGGCCGCCGGGCGCATCCGGTCAAACTGCGCCGCGTCGGTCAGCACCAAGGTCATCGACGCCCCCCTACGCGTGATCAGGGCCGGTCCAGCCTCGTCCACGTTTGAAGCCGTTGCCGCGATCTTGCCCTTGGCGTCGATGTTGTCGAACTTCACGGCGAACGCGGGATAGTCGCCCACGGCGACCACGCCGACGATCTGCGGCACCAGCTCCTGCATCAGGGCGGTGAAGCGCTCGGACGCCTCCCGCTGCTGGGCCTCGTTCGGCCGCGCGACCTTGCAGAAGGCGGTCATCATTTCGTCGCGGCCCTGCGCGACAAGTCGGTCCTGGTGATGCTGGGTAATCATGATCTGCCTCCAGTTGGTGAGGGGGTCAGCCGGCGCGGTTGGCCGGCGTGTTGGTGTTCGCCGCGTGGGCGGCGAGTCCGGCGAAGACGAACGCCATCGGCGCCGCGTTCGCGTTGCCGGCCGCGATCTGCACGGCGTTGGCCGTGGGCATGCGGACAGTGAGGGTGTCGCCCCGGAGGATGCCGGCGGTGCCGTTGGCCAGGGCAGCGGAGAGGATTTCAGCGGTACGCGGGGTCATGGCCGTTTCCCATGCAGTGGGAGGAAGGTGACGACCACCGCGGCGCCCTGGTCGACAACGACATGCAGGACGCGGTGATCGAGGCTGACGAGCCAGCGTTCACGCACCCCGGCGGCGGCGATCCGGCACGCGCTGGGCTGCCGGTTGTCGTTCGCGCGGGCGGCGGTGATCTGGCGGAAAAGCTCGGTCTTCAGCTCAAGGGTGAAGGCCAGCCCATAGCGCTCGTTCAGGCGCTTGGCGGCGCGACGCTCAACGAAAGGCACGATCCGGATGGGCTGGGAGGCGGTCATTGGGCGCCGCCGTTGCGCCGGGGTTTGCCGTATAGCCCGGCCTCCCACGCCTCGGCGGCGTGGCTGTCCGGGGTATGCACGGCATCGAACAGACCGTCGCCGAACGTAGCGCGCAGGTCGTGCCAGCCGTCGTGGTTGGGCTCCACCCTGCCGTCCATCCAGTTGCGAATGGTCTTGGCCGGATAGTCGTGGCCGGTCTTCGCGCGGATCAGGGCGGCCAGTTCCTTCGCGAAGCTGGTGGAGCCCTGGAGCGCC is part of the Azospirillum baldaniorum genome and harbors:
- a CDS encoding RusA family crossover junction endodeoxyribonuclease; the protein is MVAEPFVTLRLDGPVVGKGRPKFARLPGGGVTTRTPEKTRRYESEVKSEAQRAMSGRPLVHGPVRVDICVTCLAPDGWAAWKSSAALRGAVRPTTKPDLDNVLKGVLDALNGVVWKDDVQAVSVSISKFYDTKPGLSVEIYELDALPSQVSRKPAA